In the Cololabis saira isolate AMF1-May2022 chromosome 7, fColSai1.1, whole genome shotgun sequence genome, one interval contains:
- the LOC133447551 gene encoding cell adhesion molecule DSCAM-like, which produces MISLRGKPFALCCNFLFCLLTGCVSGETIITTVGTDVTLRCTYDARYYGKLAVCWGRGSVPNRGCANQVIKSDGTSVTSRLSERYLLLGNLGEGDVSLTIRQVEESDSGTYGCRVDIPGWFNDQKQELTLTVKAGRPFPVTVKAGEVNQRTITVRWNPPFDGGVPITDFIIDLKNKQEPWDSAVRSTLSHAQLIRATLVDLHPAKTYNVRMFAVNSVGMSESSNVLTFTTKEAAPEGPPLDMRLEALSSDTIRVTWKPPRADLTNGILLSYKVTYREYDADARKFKGWQAIIKKAMHEVESHILRNLKPSTEYAVLVQAMTNAGIGPASSAPLCSTLDEIHGTTTAAATTDFPSTTTLVWDTGLTFKTLPRIRTTSATETTFADIWWEQTTTRTSSVPPDPPVVELQELTDNIISLSWSPGFEGDGPITGYFLEYKAVNASWEYTKTVVDFGPDQTEATIIEITPSTYNLRMFAMSSLGISKASNVLTVTIGEPGQQINDTVSPVSADSQTAVTEDDGHGAHPAAIIVPVVLVVLIGAMATAWQLRRIKRKKGSLSMLLNDRGLRYKGSESLQEF; this is translated from the exons ATGATTAGTCTGAGGGGTAAACCATTTGCTTTGTGCTGCAACTTTCTCTTCTGTCTACTGACAG GATGTGTATCAGGAGAAACCATCATAACCACAGTGGGAACAGATGTGACCTTACGATGCACCTATGATGCTCGGTACTACGGCAAGCTGGCCGTGTGCTGGGGTCGGGGGTCCGTACCTAACAGGGGATGTGCCAACCAGGTGATCAAGTCTGACGGGACGTCAGTGACCAGCAGGTTGTCGGAGCGGTACTTGCTTTTGGGAAATCTTGGTGAGGGAGATGTGTCGCTCACCATCAGACAGGTTGAAGAGAGCGACTCTGGCACGTACGGGTGTCGGGTGGACATACCGGGCTGGTTCAATGACCAGAAACAAGAGCTGACTCTCACAGTGAAAGCAG GGCGCCCCTTTCCTGTGACAGTAAAGGCAGGCGAAGTAAACCAAAGAACTATCACTGTTCGCTGGAACCCACCGTTTGATGGTGGGGTCCCCATCACCGACTTCATCATAgatctaaaaaacaaacaag AACCCTGGGACTCCGCTGTAAGGAGTACACTGTCACATGCTCAGCTGATTAGGGCGACTTTGGTGGATTTGCATCCGGCCAAGACCTACAACGTTCGCATGTTTGCCGTCAATAGCGTGGGAATGAGTGAAAGCAGCAATGTTCTGACATTCACCACAAAAGAAGCAG CTCCGGAAGGGCCACCCCTGGATATGCGGCTGGAGGCCCTCAGCTCCGACACTATCAGAGTCACTTGGAAG CCTCCGAGGGCTGATCTCACAAACGGGATTCTGTTGAGTTATAAAGTCACCTACAGAGAGTATGACGCTGATGCCCGGAAGTTTAAAGGTTGGCAAGCAATAATCAAGAAAGCCATGCATGAAGTAGAGAGTCACATCCTGAGGAACCTTAAGCCTTCGACCGAGTACGCCGTACTTGTACAAGCCATGACTAATGCAGGGATAGGACCTGCCTCGAGTGCCCCTCTCTGCTCCACTTTGGATGAAA TTCACGGAACAACAACGGCAGCAGCAACTACGGATTTTCCTTCTACGACAACATTGGTCTGGGACACAGGTCTCACATTCAAGA CTTTGCCCCGCATTCGTACAACTTCTGCAACTGAGACGACGTTTGCAGACATATGGTGGGAACAAACCACCACAAGAACGAGTTCAG TACCCCCAGATCCTCCTGTAGtcgagctgcaggagctgacaGACAATATCATTTCCCTTTCATGGAGTCCTGGGTTTGAAGGTGACGGCCCCATCACTGGCTACTTTCTGGAATATAAAGCAGTCAACG CCTCGTGGGAATACACGAAGACTGTTGTAGACTTTGGCCCTGACCAGACAGAGGCCACGATAATAGAGATAACTCCCTCGACATACAATCTCCGTATGTTTGCCATGAGCAGTTTGGGCATCAGTAAAGCCAGCAACGTCCTCACCGTCACCATCGGAGAACCAG GCCAACAGATCAACGATACGGTTTCCCCCGTGTCAGCTGATTCGCAGACTGCC GTGACTGAAGACGACGGACACGGTGCTCACCCAGCTGCCATCATTGTGCCAGTGGTGCTGGTTGTGTTGATTGGTGCCATGGCAACCGCTTGGCAGCTTCGAC GAATtaaaaggaagaaagggagtcTGAGCAT GTTGCTCAACGACAGAGGGCTCCGTTACAAAGGTTCTGAGTCGTTACAAGAGTTTTAA
- the LOC133447549 gene encoding T-cell immunoglobulin and mucin domain-containing protein 4-like isoform X1, giving the protein MDDGLCRRDGWKYSNLSSGTRKVTGLIGHNVTLSCFYEIKALGVLSFCWGRDEVPNSKCSKTILSSADGAVFSRQSPRYQLLGPEAEGDVSLTILDAQRSDAGVYGCRVEIPGWFNDQKVNIRLIMEEAPVEQPATTTSTQFPTAKNEILESTPKSTKIEKFQSEPNQVYQEYFHEVGAAKASKVSFTVDAFLRMWNICRMAVVFLLTITVIVAFLITRSVLSRRTLHVNTHTVENIYESVSFAK; this is encoded by the exons atggatgatggactcTGCAGACGGGACGGCTGGAAGTACAGCAACT TGTCTTCTGGCACCAGGAAGGTTACTGGTCTCATCGGGCACAACGTCACTTTGTCCTGCTTCTATGAGATCAAAGCTCTCGGGGTCCTTAGTTTCTGCTGGGGACGAGACGAGGTGCCCAATTCCAAATGCTCCAAAACCATCCTCTCCTCCGCGGACGGGGCAGTGTTTTCCAGGCAGTCCCCCAGGTACCAGCTGCTGGGCCCGGAGGCAGAGGGAGATGTTTCCCTGACCATCCTGGATGCTCAGAGGAGTGACGCTGGCGTGTACGGCTGCAGGGTTGAGATTCCTGGGTGGTTTAATGATCAGAAGGTCAACATACGTCTGATTATGGAGGAAG CTCCAGTTGAGCAGCCGGCAACAACAACCTCTACGCAGTTTCCTACTGCAAAAAACG AAATACTGGAATCCAcacctaaaagtacaaaaattgAAAAATTTCAGAGTGAACCAAATCAG GTTTATCAGGAATATTTTCATGAAGTGGGTGCTGCCAAGGCCTCAAAG GTCAGTTTTACGGTGGATGCCTTCCTTAGGATGTGGAACATCTGCAGGATGGCAGTAGTTTTCTTACTCACCATTACTGTAATCGTGGCCTTCCTTATCA CTAGGAGTGTCCTATCCAGGAGGACTCTTCATGTCAACACCCACACCGTCGAGAATATTTACGAAAGCGTCTCGTTTGCTAAGTGA
- the LOC133447549 gene encoding hepatitis A virus cellular receptor 1 homolog isoform X2 yields the protein MSGLSYFLLLILIQMSSGTRKVTGLIGHNVTLSCFYEIKALGVLSFCWGRDEVPNSKCSKTILSSADGAVFSRQSPRYQLLGPEAEGDVSLTILDAQRSDAGVYGCRVEIPGWFNDQKVNIRLIMEEAPVEQPATTTSTQFPTAKNEILESTPKSTKIEKFQSEPNQVYQEYFHEVGAAKASKVSFTVDAFLRMWNICRMAVVFLLTITVIVAFLITRSVLSRRTLHVNTHTVENIYESVSFAK from the exons ATGTCTGGcctttcttattttttgcttttgatCCTGATCCAAA TGTCTTCTGGCACCAGGAAGGTTACTGGTCTCATCGGGCACAACGTCACTTTGTCCTGCTTCTATGAGATCAAAGCTCTCGGGGTCCTTAGTTTCTGCTGGGGACGAGACGAGGTGCCCAATTCCAAATGCTCCAAAACCATCCTCTCCTCCGCGGACGGGGCAGTGTTTTCCAGGCAGTCCCCCAGGTACCAGCTGCTGGGCCCGGAGGCAGAGGGAGATGTTTCCCTGACCATCCTGGATGCTCAGAGGAGTGACGCTGGCGTGTACGGCTGCAGGGTTGAGATTCCTGGGTGGTTTAATGATCAGAAGGTCAACATACGTCTGATTATGGAGGAAG CTCCAGTTGAGCAGCCGGCAACAACAACCTCTACGCAGTTTCCTACTGCAAAAAACG AAATACTGGAATCCAcacctaaaagtacaaaaattgAAAAATTTCAGAGTGAACCAAATCAG GTTTATCAGGAATATTTTCATGAAGTGGGTGCTGCCAAGGCCTCAAAG GTCAGTTTTACGGTGGATGCCTTCCTTAGGATGTGGAACATCTGCAGGATGGCAGTAGTTTTCTTACTCACCATTACTGTAATCGTGGCCTTCCTTATCA CTAGGAGTGTCCTATCCAGGAGGACTCTTCATGTCAACACCCACACCGTCGAGAATATTTACGAAAGCGTCTCGTTTGCTAAGTGA